A genomic stretch from Colwellia sp. Arc7-635 includes:
- a CDS encoding RNA-binding protein, translated as MKSPQALTLIVALVFSVAIYFLASSSVFELTSMSVAVVAFVCAFIAPLVGKAEANVLEADTSISTLYVGNLPYRANEAAVRELFSEYGQVQSVRLMKDKHTGKRRGFGFVEISAADADKAVSSLNDSEFQQRTLKVREAKERPEQSDD; from the coding sequence ATGAAGTCTCCTCAAGCATTAACGCTAATTGTTGCGTTAGTATTTTCTGTTGCTATATATTTTCTAGCAAGCAGTAGTGTATTCGAACTAACAAGTATGAGCGTTGCCGTTGTCGCTTTTGTTTGTGCATTTATCGCGCCTCTCGTTGGAAAGGCCGAAGCAAATGTACTTGAAGCAGATACTAGCATTTCAACACTTTATGTTGGCAACTTGCCATATAGAGCAAATGAAGCAGCCGTTAGAGAACTATTTTCAGAGTATGGCCAAGTTCAATCAGTCAGGTTGATGAAAGATAAGCATACCGGAAAAAGACGTGGTTTCGGTTTTGTAGAAATATCAGCAGCAGATGCTGATAAAGCGGTTTCATCTTTAAATGATAGTGAGTTCCAACAAAGAACATTAAAAGTTCGTGAAGCAAAAGAACGTCCAGAACAAAGTGATGACTAA